The following coding sequences lie in one Moritella viscosa genomic window:
- the mts1-E gene encoding putative type VI secretion protein VtsE (Contains phosphopeptide binding motif FHA) has product MPLSLRIISSPDGEPVSEWTKVFPEEGGNIGRSYGSTMQLSDASRAISGTHVIINRGSRGYQVMDVSTNGLFINGSNQALGKNNSASLNDGDVLDLGHYRLMASCFVPEKAMMKSSVSIESSLGEWGDDPFGSEEATLLKQDRSTPSHCHASLSFSALSDPTMPEAIVADSVECDPFIESGSEVTPALEPAHINQFNDESFDDDPFISDKTEQLNAVSITSQMRSSRRQGYIAPPTGIDPQQIIEMQANQQEIMIEAVEMAFGRLMGEIAPTNLEAMFKDLTQPSIFSRKPDYWEMYKRYFQRQHDNQDWQLKFKAYFSESLRIKQSLGNK; this is encoded by the coding sequence ATGCCATTATCACTTAGAATTATAAGCTCTCCCGATGGAGAACCTGTATCTGAATGGACCAAGGTTTTTCCTGAAGAAGGCGGTAATATAGGTCGTTCTTATGGTTCAACAATGCAATTGTCTGATGCATCAAGAGCAATTTCGGGCACTCATGTGATAATCAACCGAGGTAGTCGTGGTTATCAAGTAATGGATGTCAGTACTAATGGTTTATTTATTAATGGGAGTAACCAAGCACTTGGGAAAAATAATAGCGCTAGTTTAAATGATGGTGATGTGCTTGATTTAGGCCACTACCGTTTAATGGCTTCATGTTTTGTTCCTGAAAAGGCGATGATGAAGTCTTCGGTTAGTATTGAGTCATCCTTAGGTGAGTGGGGAGATGATCCCTTCGGAAGTGAAGAGGCTACTTTACTAAAACAAGATCGTTCGACTCCTAGTCACTGTCATGCGAGCTTATCATTTTCGGCATTATCAGATCCTACGATGCCAGAGGCCATTGTCGCGGATAGCGTTGAATGTGATCCGTTTATTGAAAGTGGGTCTGAAGTGACTCCAGCGTTAGAGCCTGCTCACATCAACCAATTCAATGATGAAAGCTTTGATGATGATCCATTTATTTCTGATAAAACAGAGCAACTTAATGCCGTATCAATAACGAGTCAAATGCGCTCGTCGAGACGACAAGGCTATATCGCACCACCCACTGGCATAGACCCGCAGCAAATTATCGAGATGCAAGCTAATCAGCAAGAGATAATGATAGAGGCAGTTGAAATGGCTTTTGGACGATTGATGGGGGAAATCGCGCCGACTAATCTTGAAGCGATGTTTAAGGATTTAACCCAGCCTAGCATCTTTAGTCGTAAACCTGATTATTGGGAAATGTATAAACGCTATTTCCAACGTCAACATGATAATCAAGATTGGCAACTGAAATTTAAAGCTTATTTTAGTGAAAGTTTACGTATTAAGCAGTCACTTGGAAACAAATGA
- the mts1-G gene encoding putative type VI secretion protein VtsG gives MDDKKVIWSEGMFLSPQHFQQQDRYLEGFVKGYSEFMNPNRYGLADLEFDKRLNKIGKVGIKNAKGLFPDGTPFDIQNGLALEIPPGTHDKLVYLALPIYRSGVVDVGDEQDKHRRYHRLDHNIFDTSRDQSEAVQLELAGLNIELKLEGHDLQDYTLIPIAHVSEHKSDGEVVLNKAFIPVCLYFSVSDYLQDNINDIYAQMQYRARSISQRLQVESASKSHQALIRDYLWLQALGRWLPSVKSWLDIGTVAPQTVYYACLNMVGEMQGLEGEMPQEYERWEPNRLYAIFSDMFSDIRILLREVQLDNLTTLAWDSSLFEKRRLLRTLVQDRSLFNAGRFVLVVSSSLGAVKLSEQFPLVSKLAGNSTIADLVRNALSGVPLRALPVPPSELKARSDAAYFEIDTQSTLWRELIQKDEPIALHVDTSMGDVGIEFFVIR, from the coding sequence ATGGATGATAAAAAAGTAATTTGGTCAGAAGGCATGTTCCTTAGTCCGCAGCATTTTCAGCAGCAAGATCGCTACCTTGAAGGTTTTGTTAAAGGCTATAGTGAATTTATGAATCCGAATCGGTACGGATTAGCAGACTTAGAGTTTGATAAGCGGCTAAATAAGATCGGCAAGGTGGGAATAAAAAATGCGAAAGGTTTATTTCCTGATGGTACACCATTTGATATTCAAAATGGTTTAGCACTTGAAATTCCGCCCGGTACTCATGACAAACTTGTTTACCTCGCATTACCGATCTACCGTTCTGGAGTCGTTGATGTTGGTGACGAGCAGGATAAGCATCGCCGTTACCACCGTCTTGATCATAATATTTTTGATACTAGTCGTGATCAGAGTGAAGCTGTACAACTTGAGTTAGCAGGGCTTAACATCGAGTTGAAATTAGAAGGACATGATCTACAAGATTACACTTTGATTCCGATCGCGCATGTGTCAGAGCATAAATCAGATGGTGAAGTCGTTTTAAATAAAGCATTTATTCCGGTTTGCTTGTACTTTTCTGTATCTGATTATCTGCAAGATAATATCAATGATATTTATGCGCAGATGCAGTATCGGGCACGTAGTATTTCACAACGTTTACAAGTTGAATCTGCAAGTAAAAGTCATCAAGCCTTGATCCGTGATTACCTCTGGTTACAAGCGTTAGGGCGATGGTTACCAAGTGTTAAATCTTGGCTGGACATTGGCACGGTAGCACCACAAACCGTTTATTATGCTTGTTTAAATATGGTAGGTGAAATGCAAGGGTTAGAAGGTGAAATGCCACAGGAGTATGAGCGTTGGGAACCTAACCGATTATATGCAATTTTTTCAGATATGTTTTCAGATATTCGTATTTTACTGCGAGAAGTACAACTCGATAACTTGACAACCTTAGCGTGGGATTCAAGTTTATTTGAAAAACGTCGTCTTTTACGCACTCTGGTGCAAGACCGATCGCTGTTTAATGCAGGCAGATTTGTGTTGGTGGTTTCATCTTCACTAGGCGCTGTCAAACTTAGCGAGCAATTTCCATTGGTCAGTAAGTTGGCGGGAAATAGCACGATAGCAGATCTAGTGCGTAATGCACTATCTGGAGTCCCTTTACGCGCACTACCTGTACCACCATCAGAATTAAAAGCCCGCAGTGATGCCGCTTATTTTGAAATCGATACTCAGTCTACGTTGTGGCGTGAGTTAATTCAAAAAGACGAACCTATCGCATTGCATGTGGATACAAGTATGGGTGATGTTGGTATTGAATTTTTTGTGATTCGTTAG
- the mts1-F gene encoding putative type VI secretion lipoprotein VtsF, with translation MTKKISMVFAMLLLSGCSYLKFWDRSSLLQVVVNIEAAGNINPNVDGLASPLEIRIYQLQDSEAFNQAGFIDLYNDDQGVLKADLLSKRNLDSVLPNEKRQIVLPLITGTRFVAVVAAFANYREAKNKAILTVQAGIPIIIDARIDGINVSITGQED, from the coding sequence ATGACAAAAAAAATAAGCATGGTGTTCGCCATGTTGCTACTTAGCGGCTGTAGTTATTTGAAATTTTGGGATCGTTCGTCTTTATTGCAAGTTGTTGTCAATATTGAAGCGGCTGGTAACATTAACCCTAATGTTGATGGTTTAGCTTCGCCATTAGAAATTCGTATCTATCAATTACAAGATAGTGAGGCGTTTAATCAGGCTGGTTTTATTGATTTATATAACGATGATCAGGGTGTTTTAAAAGCTGATCTGCTGTCAAAGCGTAATTTAGACAGTGTGCTACCCAATGAGAAGCGCCAAATCGTACTGCCTTTGATTACCGGAACTCGGTTTGTTGCTGTGGTCGCTGCATTTGCTAATTATCGAGAAGCAAAAAATAAAGCAATTTTAACTGTACAGGCAGGAATACCTATCATTATTGATGCCCGAATTGATGGCATTAATGTCAGTATTACTGGTCAAGAGGACTAA
- the mts1-B gene encoding transporter VtsB, MFS family, producing MLGVTVVTLSLLLVFVVGYGQALKSYRQLATDTVMAQTEAARLGIEQILHSGVQLEDIAGLSKVLQPIVDSDLSVTGLRLLSGQQQLYLFGNVFDYDTSISIALNNKFTQVGTLQVQLSDKLVREIVSKNFKPFGWLIFFLLIIFIASVLKSRRRAVYLTSFTIIFMVMSVSVMLLVGSLYRDGLQSKAVSLADAVSQRLSPILLHNVDQNLVVGVESMLDNFRHSNPELSKIGVFKEARLVASSQQGDGMVEALFENDVLEYVIATSASSEVRLSYQAKVLLAQLMRILKNFAVLFFACGLVCFAFIRLLSGEAEQNENDQVLERIKPLFLGSVLMESLMAPIMPQYMTAVAESAGLGSSASSIFFTLYFIGFALTLLPAAKLIEMYAMRRVLVSGILLSSLGCALLVMDFGLWAILAARLISGIGQALVFISVQGYILKFSNKDNKTQAAGIIVFCFNAGFIAGAAVGALLADYLGDQGTFVLAACIGVIMSLFSFVLPLIQVQQKRNDALLENVSAMMADSWRLMKVPTFIRTMLLVGIPTKMALTGIVSFAVPLLLAERGVSKESIGQVLMSYAVIVLLVSHKVGPWVDKWNGSKKALSFGNLTAGLALMLLAIAVMMPEDWQIITLMTLAMMLLGFAHGLINAPVVTHVVMNMSDSKEPDSVIAATYRFIERLGHVSGSIIVAQMLMWFGTEIAMLVLAGFFVGAFVLFSVFEHQGRKVVSS from the coding sequence ATGCTCGGGGTAACAGTGGTGACTCTATCATTACTGTTAGTATTTGTTGTGGGTTATGGTCAAGCGCTTAAAAGTTACCGTCAGTTGGCAACTGATACTGTTATGGCGCAAACAGAAGCTGCGCGCTTGGGCATTGAACAAATTCTCCATTCAGGGGTACAGCTAGAAGACATTGCAGGTTTAAGTAAAGTATTGCAACCGATCGTTGATTCCGATCTATCTGTTACGGGGTTACGTTTGCTATCTGGTCAGCAGCAACTTTATTTGTTTGGTAATGTGTTTGATTATGATACGAGTATTTCAATTGCCCTTAATAATAAGTTTACTCAAGTAGGCACTTTACAAGTTCAATTGAGTGATAAATTGGTGCGGGAGATAGTCTCGAAAAACTTTAAGCCTTTTGGATGGTTGATTTTTTTCTTATTGATAATATTTATCGCTAGCGTATTGAAAAGCAGGCGACGAGCGGTTTATTTGACCAGTTTTACCATTATATTTATGGTGATGTCAGTCAGTGTAATGCTATTGGTCGGTAGCCTTTATCGTGATGGTTTACAGAGTAAAGCTGTCTCTCTGGCTGATGCGGTAAGTCAACGCCTATCACCTATATTGTTACACAATGTGGATCAAAACTTAGTCGTTGGAGTAGAATCGATGTTAGATAATTTTCGTCATTCTAATCCCGAATTATCTAAAATTGGAGTCTTTAAAGAAGCGCGATTAGTCGCGAGTAGCCAGCAAGGTGATGGCATGGTTGAAGCATTGTTTGAAAATGATGTTCTTGAATATGTTATCGCTACCTCAGCGTCAAGCGAGGTACGTTTATCCTATCAAGCTAAAGTGTTATTAGCACAATTAATGCGTATTTTAAAGAATTTTGCAGTGCTCTTTTTTGCTTGTGGTTTAGTGTGTTTTGCGTTTATTAGGCTATTAAGTGGGGAAGCAGAACAAAATGAAAATGATCAAGTATTAGAGCGGATCAAACCTCTTTTTTTGGGCTCGGTATTAATGGAGTCGTTGATGGCACCTATTATGCCTCAGTATATGACAGCTGTGGCTGAGTCGGCTGGACTGGGTTCGAGTGCATCTTCGATTTTCTTTACGTTATATTTTATTGGCTTTGCGCTGACGTTACTACCAGCAGCTAAGTTGATTGAAATGTACGCAATGCGTAGGGTGTTGGTATCAGGTATTTTATTGTCGAGCCTAGGCTGTGCCTTATTAGTTATGGACTTTGGCTTATGGGCTATTTTAGCCGCTCGTTTAATTTCAGGTATTGGCCAGGCGTTGGTCTTTATTTCTGTGCAAGGTTACATCTTGAAATTCAGTAACAAAGATAACAAAACCCAAGCTGCTGGAATTATAGTTTTTTGTTTTAATGCTGGTTTTATCGCAGGTGCAGCCGTTGGTGCGTTGCTTGCCGATTATTTGGGGGATCAAGGCACGTTTGTACTGGCTGCTTGTATTGGAGTGATTATGAGCCTGTTTAGTTTTGTGTTGCCCTTAATCCAAGTCCAGCAAAAGCGGAATGATGCTCTTCTCGAAAATGTGTCAGCAATGATGGCTGATTCATGGCGTTTGATGAAGGTGCCAACTTTTATCCGAACCATGTTGTTGGTAGGGATCCCAACAAAAATGGCGTTAACCGGGATTGTCTCATTTGCTGTGCCATTGTTACTGGCAGAACGTGGTGTAAGTAAAGAAAGTATCGGTCAAGTGCTGATGTCATATGCTGTGATCGTGTTGCTAGTTAGTCATAAAGTCGGTCCATGGGTGGATAAGTGGAATGGCAGTAAAAAAGCACTCAGCTTTGGTAATCTTACCGCCGGTTTGGCTTTAATGTTACTCGCTATAGCGGTTATGATGCCTGAAGACTGGCAAATTATTACTTTGATGACACTTGCAATGATGCTGTTAGGTTTTGCACATGGCTTGATTAATGCGCCAGTAGTTACACATGTGGTGATGAATATGAGTGATAGTAAAGAACCTGATTCTGTGATTGCTGCAACGTACCGTTTTATTGAGCGATTAGGTCATGTGTCTGGATCTATTATTGTGGCGCAAATGCTAATGTGGTTTGGTACTGAGATTGCTATGTTAGTGCTTGCTGGGTTCTTTGTCGGGGCTTTTGTACTGTTCTCTGTTTTTGAACATCAAGGCCGGAAGGTAGTGTCATCATGA
- the mts1-A gene encoding D-alanine-D-alanine ligase VtsA, whose translation MKNKTFTTEQIKWIRRTLKIAVVHGGEKSQSDSYIYENFSPRSTKTYEPVAYDIAAALNESGFEHVEVLAENIDLPSKLKVLGIDLVITNSGGLQGFDSMCHLPSILEMLGVPYVGHSPMTAGVLDNKHLFKHEIHAAGIPTAPFVTIGHGENVNDDAKRIMLDLIEQEFGEVFIVKPVSGRASVHVYPVFNRADLADMVELVQKATRNTVMIEPFLSGREFVVAVAGSTVFKDGVLVVRDEPFTFSITERVLAEGEAIFTSMDVKPITDDRLLKVEEPELRSALAEIGSKIYTQMGLQTLVRVDLRMDANGKLFVLEANPKPDLKRPEGSKLSIVCHDLSGEGMTYHDLIQSLVFNRLGYLYNHRSTTLAHCFTDEFFSLATAYESL comes from the coding sequence GTGAAGAATAAGACATTTACAACAGAGCAAATTAAATGGATTCGACGTACGCTTAAAATTGCAGTTGTGCATGGCGGTGAAAAATCACAATCAGATAGTTATATCTATGAAAATTTTAGCCCACGTTCAACGAAGACATACGAGCCTGTTGCGTATGATATTGCGGCTGCTCTTAATGAGTCGGGCTTTGAGCATGTAGAAGTTCTAGCTGAGAATATTGATTTACCATCGAAATTGAAAGTACTTGGTATTGATCTTGTTATTACCAATAGTGGTGGGCTACAAGGGTTTGATTCCATGTGTCACTTACCGTCAATACTAGAAATGCTGGGTGTACCTTATGTAGGCCATTCACCAATGACTGCTGGAGTGTTAGACAACAAGCACCTGTTTAAACATGAAATTCATGCTGCAGGGATCCCAACTGCGCCTTTCGTTACCATTGGGCATGGAGAAAACGTAAACGATGACGCCAAACGAATAATGCTCGATCTGATTGAACAAGAGTTTGGTGAAGTCTTTATTGTTAAGCCTGTTTCAGGACGTGCTTCAGTTCATGTTTATCCTGTATTTAACCGTGCAGACTTAGCTGACATGGTTGAATTAGTCCAGAAAGCGACCCGTAATACCGTTATGATTGAACCTTTCTTATCCGGTCGGGAATTCGTTGTTGCTGTTGCTGGTTCAACAGTATTCAAAGACGGTGTCTTAGTTGTTCGTGACGAGCCGTTTACATTTTCTATTACTGAACGCGTATTAGCGGAAGGCGAGGCAATTTTCACATCTATGGATGTTAAGCCAATTACTGATGATCGTTTATTAAAAGTGGAAGAACCTGAGTTACGCTCTGCACTGGCTGAAATTGGTTCCAAAATATACACTCAAATGGGGTTGCAAACTTTAGTGCGCGTTGATCTAAGAATGGATGCGAATGGTAAGTTATTTGTCCTCGAAGCTAATCCTAAGCCTGATTTGAAGCGCCCTGAAGGTAGTAAGTTGAGTATTGTATGTCATGACCTTTCTGGTGAAGGTATGACTTATCATGATTTGATCCAATCACTGGTCTTTAATCGACTGGGCTATCTATATAACCACCGCTCTACCACGCTCGCACACTGTTTCACTGATGAGTTTTTTAGCTTAGCAACCGCATATGAGTCGCTGTGA
- the mts1-Y gene encoding putative uncharacterized protein (No significant database matches) encodes MSEHLLAGFSFGSGVNEYLGSDKTLSDRVGVAGTGIDLATHILDSTPVGALLNMAVEKIDERGIAQLERTKTIQSIKAKFSGKISRVVAQKMHASTMAKGTKHLANVHSEQNFMDKSKEAFDKHQVGMSHKIKRKLHDQFHADTKTPMKFLMIPLGFIPDGGITKAAVSSLQYLGNKTLDARKGRKKNGYSAGNLSVLEKQMGKREAQRKIAKWSAKDIGELGPKLQRNLHKLKQSVALLESREQIMNAHAQANSSMGLNPLSRSHMENLGMSFYETKHYIEKVSDMCKVMEQTALEVRTHMVFLDELLKQTELAIRANASSIYK; translated from the coding sequence ATGAGTGAACATTTATTAGCTGGCTTTAGTTTTGGTTCTGGTGTAAATGAATATTTAGGGAGTGATAAGACACTTTCTGATCGTGTTGGAGTAGCTGGAACTGGAATTGATTTAGCCACACACATTCTTGACTCTACACCTGTAGGAGCGCTTCTCAATATGGCTGTTGAAAAAATTGATGAGCGAGGAATAGCTCAACTTGAACGTACTAAAACTATTCAGAGTATTAAAGCAAAATTTTCTGGTAAAATTAGTAGAGTGGTTGCTCAGAAGATGCATGCTTCAACGATGGCTAAGGGGACTAAACATTTAGCTAATGTACATTCGGAACAAAATTTTATGGACAAAAGTAAAGAAGCTTTTGATAAACATCAAGTAGGAATGTCGCATAAAATAAAACGAAAGCTACACGATCAATTTCATGCCGATACGAAAACACCAATGAAGTTTCTGATGATTCCACTGGGGTTTATTCCTGATGGTGGTATTACTAAGGCTGCAGTCAGTAGTCTTCAGTATCTCGGTAATAAAACACTTGATGCGCGTAAAGGCCGTAAGAAAAATGGTTATTCAGCTGGAAATCTAAGTGTTCTTGAGAAGCAGATGGGTAAACGAGAAGCACAGCGAAAAATTGCTAAATGGTCAGCTAAAGATATTGGCGAACTAGGACCTAAATTACAGAGAAACTTACATAAGTTGAAGCAGTCTGTTGCGTTGCTTGAAAGCCGAGAACAGATAATGAATGCGCACGCTCAAGCTAATAGTTCTATGGGGTTAAATCCATTATCTCGCTCTCATATGGAGAATTTAGGCATGAGTTTTTATGAGACTAAACACTATATTGAGAAAGTGTCTGATATGTGCAAAGTAATGGAACAAACAGCGCTTGAAGTTCGTACACATATGGTATTTTTAGATGAATTATTAAAACAAACGGAATTAGCAATTAGAGCTAATGCAAGCTCTATTTATAAATAA
- the mts1-C gene encoding putative periplasmic solute-binding protein, VtsC: MIRCLCVIAILWSSFSIAQWPAWIGDELKPKESSHWKVKADSDGVEFVPVQSVPRVLIIISRKAASYDVALQTLLDIYARKLPQTHISVKKLPVTKLETVQKGELKNLLLGAEDDVNLIYTVGSKATVAVRHAYRGGKIPVVSVNAKDPVQLGLLDSYQGSGDNFAFTSLNLPADVILKFMKRFNPSLRQIGVLYAKNNQSAYRTQYLPLKAIAEQSGVDIIPIIIDKSMPFSTLKEAMKIAIKKLKYGDPALTDSLLWLTGSSSLLSRMAEINSHADGLAVISAVPDVVKGGQDSALMSFGVSFVNNAHQAGLYGLQILQDNVNPGDLPVGHISPPDIAVSFEQALRINQKIPFVLMEMASKVYDTNGRVIRSKGQSMQEQR, encoded by the coding sequence ATGATCCGATGTTTATGTGTTATTGCAATATTGTGGAGCTCATTTTCCATTGCACAGTGGCCAGCCTGGATTGGTGATGAACTAAAGCCTAAGGAAAGTAGTCACTGGAAAGTGAAAGCAGATAGTGATGGGGTTGAATTTGTACCAGTACAATCAGTGCCTCGCGTTTTGATTATTATATCGAGGAAAGCCGCGTCTTATGATGTTGCACTACAAACGTTACTGGACATATATGCCCGAAAACTACCGCAAACCCATATTTCAGTTAAAAAATTGCCAGTTACAAAGTTGGAGACGGTGCAAAAAGGAGAGCTGAAAAATTTGCTGTTAGGTGCGGAAGACGACGTTAATCTTATTTACACTGTTGGCTCAAAAGCCACAGTGGCTGTGCGTCATGCTTATCGGGGCGGTAAAATACCTGTCGTATCTGTGAATGCAAAAGATCCCGTGCAGCTGGGGCTACTCGATAGCTATCAAGGTTCGGGAGATAATTTTGCTTTTACTTCGTTAAACTTACCCGCTGATGTGATTTTAAAATTTATGAAGCGGTTTAATCCATCATTACGACAGATTGGTGTGTTATATGCTAAGAATAACCAAAGTGCTTATCGAACTCAGTACTTACCATTAAAGGCTATTGCGGAACAAAGTGGTGTTGATATTATTCCCATTATTATCGATAAAAGCATGCCTTTTTCAACGCTAAAAGAGGCTATGAAAATAGCGATAAAAAAATTAAAATATGGAGACCCAGCATTAACAGACAGCTTATTATGGTTGACGGGTAGCTCAAGTCTATTATCTAGAATGGCTGAAATTAATAGCCATGCAGATGGGCTAGCGGTCATCTCTGCAGTACCTGATGTTGTTAAAGGTGGTCAAGACAGTGCATTGATGTCATTTGGTGTGAGCTTTGTGAATAACGCACATCAAGCTGGTTTATACGGGCTACAAATATTACAAGATAATGTGAATCCGGGTGATTTACCTGTTGGGCACATATCGCCACCTGATATCGCCGTGAGTTTTGAACAGGCTCTGCGCATCAATCAGAAAATTCCTTTTGTGTTAATGGAAATGGCGAGTAAAGTTTACGACACCAATGGTCGTGTTATACGTTCAAAAGGGCAATCTATGCAGGAGCAACGATGA
- the mts1-D gene encoding putative periplasmic solute-binding protein, VtsD has product MSLVRLIKAHKIQHILILSLVFGVCFNVKSEARPERLLLATQEWRPYQYQEDGQMKGPGIDKLKCIMKVMEQPYQLTMTDWDRAQLLVEVGEQHGFFLASSNRFRDKYADYSSPVMNQVWSWFSLSESIDPEKEMFKEEVAVTALFGSNKWLWLHKAGYRVEKKPRQPVALVELLLAGEIGAVLANDFVMQEAIKSLGISHRFITRRVMKEKPLGVYFSKEFIKLYPQFMREFNQAIAQCKER; this is encoded by the coding sequence ATGAGTTTAGTTAGACTAATTAAGGCTCATAAAATTCAACATATATTGATTTTATCACTTGTTTTTGGTGTGTGCTTTAATGTCAAAAGTGAAGCACGCCCTGAGCGACTATTATTAGCCACACAAGAGTGGCGACCGTATCAATATCAAGAAGATGGACAGATGAAAGGGCCGGGTATTGACAAATTAAAATGCATAATGAAAGTCATGGAACAGCCATATCAGTTAACGATGACAGACTGGGATCGTGCACAGTTACTGGTGGAAGTCGGTGAGCAACATGGCTTTTTCTTGGCATCGTCGAATAGATTTAGAGACAAATATGCTGATTATTCTTCACCGGTTATGAATCAAGTTTGGAGCTGGTTTAGTCTATCAGAGTCGATTGATCCGGAAAAAGAAATGTTTAAAGAAGAGGTTGCCGTAACTGCTCTATTTGGTTCTAATAAATGGCTTTGGTTGCACAAAGCTGGATATAGAGTTGAAAAGAAACCGCGTCAACCTGTCGCCCTTGTTGAACTATTATTAGCAGGTGAAATTGGGGCCGTATTAGCTAATGATTTTGTTATGCAAGAAGCTATTAAAAGTTTAGGTATTAGCCACCGTTTTATTACTCGTAGGGTGATGAAAGAGAAACCGTTAGGTGTCTATTTTTCAAAAGAATTCATCAAGTTGTACCCACAATTCATGCGTGAGTTTAATCAAGCTATAGCTCAATGTAAGGAGAGATAA